Part of the Angustibacter luteus genome, AGCGACGGCGCGACGAGGCCGGTCGGCACCTCCGGGATCAGGGCCACCCCGTGCTCGTCCAGGTTCGCCACCAGGACCAGCCCGATGCCGATCACGAGGGCCACCAGGGGCCCGGGCACCCGCGGCGCGACCCGACGCAGCACCAGGACGACCGCGACGGTCCCGAACCCCAGGAGCGCGGTCACCACGCTGACGTCGTCCAAGTGCTGCAGGACGTTGCGGATGTTGCTCAGGAACGAGTCGCCGGACGTGCTCAGACCCAGCAGCTTGGGCAGCTGGGCGGCGGCGATGGTCAGCCCTACCGCGACCTTGATGCCGAACAGCACGAGCTCGGACACGCACTCCACAATGAAGCCGAGCCGGAGCACGACGGCGAGCCACAGCAGAAGCCCCACCATCAGCGTGAGCGTCGCGGTGGCGGTCAGGGCCTGCGCGCCGGACACCCCAATGCCGGTCAGCGCGGCCGCGGTCAGCGCCACGATCGTGGACGAGGTGCTGAAGCTCATCCGGCGGGCCCCGCCGAGCAAGGCGTACACCGCCATCGGCACGATGCAGGTCTGCAAGCCTACCTGAACCGGTAGGCCGGCCACCGTGGCGTAGGCCATGGCCTGCGGGATGACGACGCCGCCGGCCGTGAGGCCGGCGACGACGTCCGGGCGAAGCCACTCCCGCTGGTACTCGCGCAACCAACCCAGCGCTGGGACGAACCGCTCGATGCGCGTGGGCTGGCGCGCGGTCACCTCACTCCTGGTCCAGGCGCGTGGTCGCCAGGCCCCAGATGATGAAGACGTCGAGCGCGATGATGATGATGCCCCAGATCGGGTAGTACGGCAGCCACAGGAAGTTCGCGAGCGCCTGCAGCGACGCGAGGAAGATGCCGACCGACCGCGCGAGGACGTTTCCGGTGAAGATCAGCAGCCCCGTCCCGGCGACGAGGATGCCCAGGATCAGGTGGATCCAACCCCACTGGCTGGCGTCGAAGGACACGAAGTAGTTCGGCGTCGTGACGAAGAAGTCCTTGCCGTTCACGATGGCGATCAGGCCCTGGAAGAACCCGAACACGCCGACCGTCAGCAGCAGGCAGCCCGCGAAGACGCTTGCGCCGCTGGCCCAGGGGCTCGATGTTGACCGGGTGTTGCTCATGCTTCCTCCGTGTGCTCGAACGGACTCATGGGCTCTTCGGGCCCGACAGCATCGTTCTCCCGTGGCCACTGCGGCCGCCTCACCCCCAACGGGTGAGGCGCGCGGCCCGCCGCCCCTCCCCTCTCGCGCACGCTTCCGCCACTGAGACCGGTTCTGCTGGCCGAAACTCGGCTTGGGCGGCGGAAACCGGCCTGAGCGGCGGAACCGCGGGGTTGGGGGCGGGTAGGTGGGGCGGAGGAGTTCGCCGGGTGGTCACCGGCCCTTCACCTGGACGGCGGCTGGATGCTTCCCCCGACTGGTCGGCTGAGCCCGTTCACGCTCCCGCGAAGAATTGGACGGACATGCGCTCACCTCGATCCCACCGCCGCCACGCTGTCATCGGACTGGCGACGGCTGCCCTCGTCGGCACCCCGCTGGTGGCCCTCGCCGCCGGCGCCCACAGCGACCACACCCAGGCCGCGCGCCAGGCCATCCAAGGCGGCAAGGCCCGCAACGTGATCCTGCTGATCGGCGACGGCATGGGCGACAGCGAGATCACCAGCGCCCGCAACTACCAGGTCGGAGCGGCCGGCCGCCTCGCCCTGGACACGCTGCCGCTGAGCGGCGCCTACACGACGTACGCGGTGCGCAAGGACAACCCGACGATCCCCGACTACGTCACGGACTCCGCCGCGTCCGGCACCGGCTGGTCGACCGGCCACAAGTCCTACAACGGCGCGATCTCGGTGACGCCGGACGGCAAGCCGGTCCCGACGATCCTCGAGCTGGCCAAGAAGGCCGGGTTCCGCACCGGTGACGTGACGACCGCCGAGCTGCAGGACGCCACCCCGGCGGTGCTGGGCTCGCACGTGGTGAGCCGGGACTGCAAGGGTCCGCAGTCGATGACCGCCTGCCCCACGAACGCGACCGAGAACGGTGGCGCCGGGTCGATCGCCGAGCAGCTGGTCCGGACCGCCCCCGACGTCTTGCTGGGTGGCGGCAAGCAGTACTTCGACCAGACCGTTCAGGCCGGCCGCTTCGCCGGGCTGAGCGTCCTGCAGCA contains:
- a CDS encoding DUF7144 family membrane protein → MSNTRSTSSPWASGASVFAGCLLLTVGVFGFFQGLIAIVNGKDFFVTTPNYFVSFDASQWGWIHLILGILVAGTGLLIFTGNVLARSVGIFLASLQALANFLWLPYYPIWGIIIIALDVFIIWGLATTRLDQE
- the phoA gene encoding alkaline phosphatase; translated protein: MRSPRSHRRHAVIGLATAALVGTPLVALAAGAHSDHTQAARQAIQGGKARNVILLIGDGMGDSEITSARNYQVGAAGRLALDTLPLSGAYTTYAVRKDNPTIPDYVTDSAASGTGWSTGHKSYNGAISVTPDGKPVPTILELAKKAGFRTGDVTTAELQDATPAVLGSHVVSRDCKGPQSMTACPTNATENGGAGSIAEQLVRTAPDVLLGGGKQYFDQTVQAGRFAGLSVLQQAQVGGYQVVTDAAGLAAAKPNAPILGTFAKNNMDLEWVGPTPTKTGTAPSRCEVNAARTASQPHLVDMASKALQVLDRQTRTSRKGFFLQIEGASIDKQDHAANPCGQIGETIAFDAAVKKALDYQRSHRDTLVVVTADHGHTSQIVEGPTEGVTATLRTNEGGDLTISYATAPITGSQQHTGTEVRIAAGGPQAANVLGVTDQTELFFTMRRALGLG